In Epinephelus fuscoguttatus linkage group LG15, E.fuscoguttatus.final_Chr_v1, a genomic segment contains:
- the bcl10 gene encoding B-cell lymphoma/leukemia 10 isoform X2, whose amino-acid sequence MDVPHLTEDEMAEIKKDVLTRLRHYLCDKIRAERHLDFLRSRRILTRDDAEEISCRTTQTKRTAMLLDILAENPRGLDSLIESIRELRSQNFIITKITDEVQKTKNEKIEALRGASSSSCDTSLSTLTTTCDFPSTFSNNSTLLFHPDGERSPSTSDVMGSLNLPSLQKGGDLASVAGASIGVASSTTSSSLPRPGDPGAPPLPEEVIVESPSNIDAAAPGCTSSGGDPNFQPLRSRSLTPTSHRSIF is encoded by the exons ATGGATGTTCCTCACCTCACTGAAGATGAAATGGCAGAGATTAAAAAAGAC GTGCTGACCAGACTGCGGCACTACCTCTGCGACAAGATTCGAGCCGAACGCCACCTGGACTTCCTGCGCTCTCGGAGGATCCTGACACGAGATGACGCTGAGGAAATCAGCTGCAGGACCACACAGACCAAGAGGACAGCCATGTTGTTGGACATACTGGCTGAGAACCCCCGGGGCCTGGATTCCTTGATTGAGTCCATAAGGGAGTTGCGCTCACAGAACTTCATCATCACCAAGATCACAGATGAGGTGCAAAAGACCAAAAACGAGAAGATCGAGGCTCTCAGAG GGGCTTCCAGTTCCTCCTGTGACACCAGCCTCTCCACCCTGACCACAACCTGCGACTTCCCCTCAACGTTTTCAAACAACTCCACCCTGCTCTTCCACCCAGACGGAGAGCGAAGCCCTTCCACTTCAGACGTAATGGGCTCGCTCAATTTGCCATCGCTACAGAAAGGCGGAGACTTGGCATCTGTGGCTGGCGCTAGCATCGGCGTAGCTTCCTCCACAACCTCCTCCAGCCTCCCGAGGCCCGGAGACCCGGGAGCGCCTCCGCTGCCTGAGGAGGTTATAGTCGAATCCCCCTCCAACATAGATGCTGCGGCGCCAGGGTGCACCAGCAGCGGAGGAGACCCAAACTTCCAGCCCTTGCGGTCACGCTCTCTCACTCCAACATCACACAGGAGCATCTTTTAG
- the bcl10 gene encoding B-cell lymphoma/leukemia 10 isoform X1 has protein sequence MDVPHLTEDEMAEIKKDVLTRLRHYLCDKIRAERHLDFLRSRRILTRDDAEEISCRTTQTKRTAMLLDILAENPRGLDSLIESIRELRSQNFIITKITDEVQKTKNEKIEALRAGASSSSCDTSLSTLTTTCDFPSTFSNNSTLLFHPDGERSPSTSDVMGSLNLPSLQKGGDLASVAGASIGVASSTTSSSLPRPGDPGAPPLPEEVIVESPSNIDAAAPGCTSSGGDPNFQPLRSRSLTPTSHRSIF, from the exons ATGGATGTTCCTCACCTCACTGAAGATGAAATGGCAGAGATTAAAAAAGAC GTGCTGACCAGACTGCGGCACTACCTCTGCGACAAGATTCGAGCCGAACGCCACCTGGACTTCCTGCGCTCTCGGAGGATCCTGACACGAGATGACGCTGAGGAAATCAGCTGCAGGACCACACAGACCAAGAGGACAGCCATGTTGTTGGACATACTGGCTGAGAACCCCCGGGGCCTGGATTCCTTGATTGAGTCCATAAGGGAGTTGCGCTCACAGAACTTCATCATCACCAAGATCACAGATGAGGTGCAAAAGACCAAAAACGAGAAGATCGAGGCTCTCAGAG CAGGGGCTTCCAGTTCCTCCTGTGACACCAGCCTCTCCACCCTGACCACAACCTGCGACTTCCCCTCAACGTTTTCAAACAACTCCACCCTGCTCTTCCACCCAGACGGAGAGCGAAGCCCTTCCACTTCAGACGTAATGGGCTCGCTCAATTTGCCATCGCTACAGAAAGGCGGAGACTTGGCATCTGTGGCTGGCGCTAGCATCGGCGTAGCTTCCTCCACAACCTCCTCCAGCCTCCCGAGGCCCGGAGACCCGGGAGCGCCTCCGCTGCCTGAGGAGGTTATAGTCGAATCCCCCTCCAACATAGATGCTGCGGCGCCAGGGTGCACCAGCAGCGGAGGAGACCCAAACTTCCAGCCCTTGCGGTCACGCTCTCTCACTCCAACATCACACAGGAGCATCTTTTAG